A single genomic interval of Mangifera indica cultivar Alphonso chromosome 5, CATAS_Mindica_2.1, whole genome shotgun sequence harbors:
- the LOC123216725 gene encoding spindle and kinetochore-associated protein 1 homolog isoform X2, with the protein MDRVRANIQRIGDMDVKNAGPLVDSLMSSFNTRIAKLQELVIAWKMYQLVVSLICRQCDAAVKAMEQQIQAIKDRLNEETEAIPKAIFGFHFSSRSS; encoded by the exons ATGGACAGAGTGAGAGCGAACATACAGAGAATTGGAGACATGGATGTGAAGAATGCAGGACCTCTGGTTGATTCTCTGATGTCTTCCTTTAATACGCGAATCGCAAAGCTGCAGGAACTCGTAATTGCCTGGAAGA TGTACCAGCTAGTAGTGTCGTTGATTTGTCGGCAGTGTGACGCGGCAGTGaaggccatggagcagcaaaTACAGGCGATCAAGGACCGATTGAACGAAGAGACCGAGGCTATTCCCAAAGCCATA TTTGGATTTCACTTTTCTTCCAGGAGCTCCTAA
- the LOC123216725 gene encoding spindle and kinetochore-associated protein 1 homolog isoform X1 translates to MDRVRANIQRIGDMDVKNAGPLVDSLMSSFNTRIAKLQELVIAWKMYQLVVSLICRQCDAAVKAMEQQIQAIKDRLNEETEAIPKAIIHHRGSRRYCKTRLSMYHDTFRYY, encoded by the exons ATGGACAGAGTGAGAGCGAACATACAGAGAATTGGAGACATGGATGTGAAGAATGCAGGACCTCTGGTTGATTCTCTGATGTCTTCCTTTAATACGCGAATCGCAAAGCTGCAGGAACTCGTAATTGCCTGGAAGA TGTACCAGCTAGTAGTGTCGTTGATTTGTCGGCAGTGTGACGCGGCAGTGaaggccatggagcagcaaaTACAGGCGATCAAGGACCGATTGAACGAAGAGACCGAGGCTATTCCCAAAGCCATA ATTCATCACCGCGGCAGCAGAAGATACTGCAAAACACGTCTGTCCATGTACCATGATACATTCAGATACTACTAG
- the LOC123216725 gene encoding spindle and kinetochore-associated protein 1 homolog isoform X3 encodes MDRVRANIQRIGDMDVKNAGPLVDSLMSSFNTRIAKLQELVIAWKMYQLVVSLICRQCDAAVKAMEQQIQAIKDRLNEETEAIPKAIELLNSKPMLG; translated from the exons ATGGACAGAGTGAGAGCGAACATACAGAGAATTGGAGACATGGATGTGAAGAATGCAGGACCTCTGGTTGATTCTCTGATGTCTTCCTTTAATACGCGAATCGCAAAGCTGCAGGAACTCGTAATTGCCTGGAAGA TGTACCAGCTAGTAGTGTCGTTGATTTGTCGGCAGTGTGACGCGGCAGTGaaggccatggagcagcaaaTACAGGCGATCAAGGACCGATTGAACGAAGAGACCGAGGCTATTCCCAAAGCCATA GAGCTCCTAAACAGCAAACCGATGTTGGGTTGA
- the LOC123216725 gene encoding spindle and kinetochore-associated protein 1 homolog isoform X4, with amino-acid sequence MDRVRANIQRIGDMDVKNAGPLVDSLMSSFNTRIAKLQELVIAWKMYQLVVSLICRQCDAAVKAMEQQIQAIKDRLNEETEAIPKAILISIGLLP; translated from the exons ATGGACAGAGTGAGAGCGAACATACAGAGAATTGGAGACATGGATGTGAAGAATGCAGGACCTCTGGTTGATTCTCTGATGTCTTCCTTTAATACGCGAATCGCAAAGCTGCAGGAACTCGTAATTGCCTGGAAGA TGTACCAGCTAGTAGTGTCGTTGATTTGTCGGCAGTGTGACGCGGCAGTGaaggccatggagcagcaaaTACAGGCGATCAAGGACCGATTGAACGAAGAGACCGAGGCTATTCCCAAAGCCATA TTGATATCAATTGGATTGTTGCCCTGA
- the LOC123216722 gene encoding cell surface glycoprotein 1-like, with protein MTSMASSSATLFICFNILFVLLLSNRITCEAANQDAKTELASTTNPELTFVSTPFTNQESTFDSTTDPVPTYILAEATDPEPTLNPTPTTNLESTSDPTLAIGSQPTSDLAPVTTPQTTPKPTSIPNAEPIFYSTPLINEEPISNPMPKIDPQPTSDPTLATDPQPTFDPIPAIDLELTPNLVSVTNLEPTFDSTPATDNLAMTANLESTSSSTPPTNQETTFDPTPATDPQPSDPTPATDPQPSDPTPTTDPQPIIQHQNLLHLHRYLVVAAP; from the exons ATGACTTCCatggcttcttcttctgctACACTCTTCATCTGCTTTAATATCCTCTTCGTTTTGTTATTAAGCAATAGGATCACCTGTGAAGCTGCCAATCAAGACGCAAAGACCGAACTAGCTTCGACCACTAATCCGGAGCTAACTTTTGTTTCAACACCATTCACTAATCAAGAGTCAACTTTTGATTCAACAACTGATCCAGTACCAACATATATTCTAGCAGAAGCTACTGATCCAGAGCCAACACTTAATCCAACCCCGACCACTAATCTAGAGTCAACTTCCGATCCAACACTAGCAATAGGTTCACAACCAACTTCTGATCTAGCACCGGTCACTACTCCACAAACAACACCTAAGCCTACCTCGATCCCTAATGCGGagccaattttttattcaacacCACTCATTAATGAAGAGCCAATTTCTAATCCAATGCCAAAAATTGATCCACAACCAACTTCTGATCCAACACTAGCAACTGATCCACAACCAACTTTTGATCCCATACCAGCCATTGATCTAGAGCTAACACCTAATCTAGTCTCGGTCACTAATCT AGAGCCAACTTTCGATTCGACACCAGCAACTGATAATCTAGCAATGACCGCTAATCTAGAGTCAACTTCTAGTTCAACACCACCTACTAATCAGGAGACAACTTTTGATCCAACACCAGCAACTGATCCACAGCCAAGTGATCCAACACCAGCAACTGATCCACAGCCAAGTGATCCAACACCAACCACTGATCCACAGCCAATAATTCAACACCAAAATCTACTGCACCTGCACCGGTATCTGGTGGTAGCTGCTCCATAA